A window of Phycodurus eques isolate BA_2022a chromosome 5, UOR_Pequ_1.1, whole genome shotgun sequence contains these coding sequences:
- the LOC133402935 gene encoding hyaluronidase PH-20-like, translating into MRGFLFHTTSSRKEPKSEIHTSLAHRRDTVPNITMFLHFLSCVIMGFTPTAATLPPTEPPLIPKHPFVAVWNARTEECQRLDIPLDTAAFQAVTTPASVPGQFLTMFYEDRLGFYPKVDPARQTRRAGGVPQNGNLTAHLLKARRQIERYIAEDESPGLAVIDWESWRPLWAQNWGAKRIYQKLSIANTLQASPFLSVRKISQLAVDQFQRAGRDFMERTIELGVGERPSRRWGFYLFPNCYNYEWDRPDYTGRCSAKARKQNQELMWLWDHSTALFPSVYLHPALRDSPQAALYVRYRVREALRVAALPKRPYTVPTYVYSRPLYRGQNRIFETPADLVSTVGESAALGAAGVVMWGGGRDYNDKASCQALSDYLTSTLNPYLANVTAAAMLCSRALCQGRGRCVRRTFNSSVYLHLDAGRFGILRADRKYVAVGLPSAQNLDDWAQKFTCQCYGGQDCEPQLTPPAGIQVIRV; encoded by the exons ATGCGCGGTTTCCTGTTTCACACGACAAGTAGCCGAAAAGAACCGAAGAGTGAAATTCACACTTCACTCGCACACAGAAGAGACACAG TCCCGAACATCACAATGTTCCTGCACTTCCTGTCCTGCGTCATCATGGGTTTCACCCCCACGGCCGCCACCTTGCCGCCCACAGAGCCGCCCCTGATACCCAAGCACCCCTTTGTTGCCGTATGGAACGCTCGCACTGAAGAGTGTCAGCGTCTGGACATCCCGCTGGACACTGCTGCCTTCCAG GCGGTGACCACGCCGGCCTCCGTTCCTGGCCAGTTCCTGACCATGTTCTATGAGGACCGGCTGGGCTTCTATCCCAAGGTTGACCCGGCCAGGCAAACACGCCGCGCGGGCGGCGTCCCTCAAAACGGCAACCTGACGGCGCACCTGCTCAAGGCGAGGCGTCAAATCGAGCGATACATAGCTGAGGACGAATCCCCGGGCCTCGCCGTCATCGACTGGGAATCCTGGCGACCCCTTTGGGCCCAGAACTGGGGCGCCAAGCGGATCTACCAAAAGCTGTCCATCGCTAACACCCTACAAGCCTCCCCATTCTTGTCCGTGAGGAAGATCTCGCAGCTGGCCGTGGATCAGTTCCAGAGGGCCGGGCGGGACTTCATGGAGAGGACCATCGAGCTCGGGGTGGGGGAGCGTCCGAGCCGCCGTTGGGGATTCTACTTGTTCCCCAACTGCTACAACTACGAGTGGGACCGGCCCGACTACACGGGGAGGTGCTCTGCCAAGGCCCGCAAGCAAAACCAGGAGCTGATGTGGCTCTGGGACCACAGCACTGCCCTCTTCCCGTCTGTCTACCTGCACCCCGCCCTGAGGGATTCCCCCCAGGCAGCTCTCTATGTGCGGTATCGCGTCCGCGAGGCCCTGAGGGTGGCGGCCCTGCCCAAACGGCCGTACACCGTGCCCACCTACGTCTACTCCAGACCCCTGTATCGAGGCCAGAACAGGATATTTGAGACCCCG GCGGACCTGGTGAGCACGGTGGGAGAGTCGGCCGCCCTGGGGGCCGCCGGCGTGGTCATGTGGGGCGGAGGCAGAGACTACAATGACAAG GCATCCTGCCAGGCGCTTTCGGACTACCTGACGTCCACGCTCAACCCGTACCTAGCCAACGTGACGGCGGCAGCCATGTTGTGCAGCCGCGCCCTGTGCCAGGGGCGCGGCCGCTGCGTCCGACGTACCTTCAACTCGTCCGTCTACCTCCACCTGGACGCCGGCCGCTTCGGCATCCTGCGAGCCGACAGGAAGTATGTGGCGGTGGGCCTCCCTTCCGCCCAAAACCTGGACGACTGGGCCCAAAAGTTCACGTGCCAGTGCTACGGCGGACAAGACTGCGAGCCGCAACTCACGCCGCCCGCCGGTATCCAGGTCATCAGGGTGTGA
- the hyal4 gene encoding hyaluronidase-4 → MPAGPAGAPSSSQPAVPVALTFSRLLLLLHAALAQKPARLPLVGRKPFVAAWNAPLDMCAIKYNVSVNLERLFHIRGSPRAGWTGQNVTIFYANRLGYYPRYTAQGEAVHGGVPQNGSLDVHLFKAYEDIEHFIPSEDFRGLAVIDWEFWRPQWSRNWHKKDVYRRMSRELTAKAYLNVTAAQVEELARRRFEKSARAFMQRTLQLGTRLRPNGLWGFYLYPDCHNYNLHEDDYTGLCPLPESLRNDELRWLWNSSTALYPSVAIRKSHTNSVGKLHFARHRVREALRVASLTSNDYDLPTYVYLRLGYRDEPLTFLTTKDLVQTIGESAALGAAGFVIWGDLNLTTSRHNCTKVRWFLSHRLGQYITNVTRAAEFCGDFLCQNNGRCVRRNPGARHYLHLNAATYSIRPAGGDGDFTVSGWHSPRDLQLLEERFRCHCYEGHRGERCNSENEVREDDDGPPGGGEDDDEKERRRTEWEDEQGGRAEEGRSRAPPTLGPAGLLTLLMLLLNFRETLGTLCLLAC, encoded by the exons ATGCCCGCAGGGCCGGCGGGCGCTCCATCTTCCAGCCAGCCCGCGGTCCCGGTCGCCCTCACCTTCTCGCGGCTGCTTCTGCTCCTGCACGCCGCCCTGGCCCAGAAGCCGGCCCGGCTGCCCCTGGTGGGCCGCAAGCCGTTCGTGGCCGCCTGGAACGCGCCGCTGGACATGTGCGCTATCAAGTACAACGTCAGCGTCAACCTGGAGCGGCTCTTCCACATCCGCGGCAGCCCCCGCGCCGGCTGGACCGGCCAGAACGTCACCATCTTCTACGCCAACCGGCTGGGCTACTACCCGCGCTACACGGCGCAGGGCGAGGCGGTGCACGGCGGCGTCCCGCAGAACGGCAGCCTGGACGTGCACCTGTTCAAGGCCTACGAGGACATCGAGCACTTCATCCCCTCCGAAGACTTCCGAGGCCTGGCCGTCATCGACTGGGAGTTCTGGCGGCCGCAGTGGAGCCGCAACTGGCACAAGAAGGACGTGTACCGGCGTATGTCGCGGGAGCTGACCGCCAAAGCGTACCTTAACGTGACGGCGGCGCAG GTGGAGGAGCTGGCGCGGCGCCGCTTCGAGAAGAGCGCCCGGGCCTTCATGCAGCGGACGCTCCAGCTGGGCACGCGCCTGCGCCCCAACGGCCTTTGGGGCTTCTACCTCTACCCGGACTGCCACAACTACAACCTCCACGAGGACGACTACACCGGCCTGTGCCCGCTGCCGGAGAGTCTGAGGAACGACGAGCTGCGCTGGCTGTGGAACAGCAGCACGGCGCTCTACCCGTCGGTCGCCATCCGCAAGTCGCACACCAACAGCGTGGGCAAGCTGCACTTTGCCCGCCACCGCGTGCGGGAGGCGCTGCGCGTGGCCTCGCTCACCTCCAACGACTACGACCTCCCCACGTACGTCTACCTGAGGCTGGGATACCGTGACGAGCCGCTCACCTTCCTCACCACG AAGGACTTGGTCCAGACCATCGGCGAGAGCGCGGCGCTGGGAGCCGCCGGATTCGTCATCTGGGGCGACCTCAACCTGACCACGTCGCGG CACAACTGCACCAAGGTGCGCTGGTTCCTGAGCCACCGGCTGGGCCAGTACATCACCAATGTGACGCGGGCCGCCGAGTTCTGCGGCGACTTCCTGTGCCAGAACAACGGACGCTGCGTCCGCCGCAACCCGGGTGCGCGCCACTACCTGCACCTGAACGCCGCCACCTACAGCATCCGCCCCGCAGGGGGGGACGGAGACTTCACCGTCAGCGGGTGGCACTCGCCCCGGGACCTTCAACTGCTCGAGGAACGCTTCCGCTGTCATTGCTACGAGGGCCACCGAGGCGAGCGCTGCAATAGCGAAAACGAGGTGCGGGAGGATGACGACGGACCGCCGGGTGGcggcgaggacgacgacgagaAGGAGCGGCGGAGGACCGAGTGGGAGGATGAGCAAGGGGGCCGGGCGGAGGAGGGGCGTAGCAGGGCGCCGCCCACCCTGGGCCCTGCTGGTCTTTTGACGCTCTTGATGCTCTTGTTGAACTTTCGCGAAACACTTGGGACactttgtttgttagcatgttaA